The Mixophyes fleayi isolate aMixFle1 chromosome 1, aMixFle1.hap1, whole genome shotgun sequence genome includes a region encoding these proteins:
- the LOC142156791 gene encoding LOW QUALITY PROTEIN: A-kinase anchor protein 1, mitochondrial-like (The sequence of the model RefSeq protein was modified relative to this genomic sequence to represent the inferred CDS: substituted 1 base at 1 genomic stop codon) — MTKDLLGLLVPQQLDSHRLAFYLLSGHLTLPASKSLNQTLGKSKFVIWEIEVPKHLVGRLIGKQGRCVSFLKESSGAKNFIFTVPYTQDYQMCHMERSQQQVDRALFLIGKKFQERNLTNIYAPPHSMVLHSLPMTSWMMLPDSGTVAAIVVNVMNAGHMFVEHHTHTTFPALCDLDQQMFLCYSRSEIPTLSTPVEVGVIXAASIRDNPWWRAQVVAYYSDSEEVVIRYVDYGGYERVEIEILRQIRSDFVSLPFQGEEVLLDNVIPLTDEDHFSTEVDDAAEEMTRSTALPAHVTNYDGATGLPLAQLWSMMADEVVSINRTLVERVFPQWIDSS, encoded by the exons TGGACACCTCACACTGCCAGCATCTAAATCATTAAATCAAACTCTGGGGAAATCTAAATTTGTCATCTGGGAAATTGAAGTACCAAAGCACTTGGTTGGACGATTAATTGGGAAACAAGGCAGATGTGTAAGCTTCCTGAAAGAGTCTTCTGGTGCcaaaaatttcatttttaccgTCCCTTACACACAGGATTACCAGATGTGTCACATGGAAAGGTCTCAGCAGCAGGTAGACAGAGCACTGTTTCTGATTGGCAAAAAGTTCCAAGAACGGAACCTCACTAACATCTATGCCCCTCCCCATTCTATGGTGTTGCACTCTCTCCCCATGACATCGTGGATGATGCTCCCAGATAGTGGAACAGTTGCTGCGATTGTGGTGAATGTGATGAACGCAGGACACATGTTTGTAGaacatcatacacacactacatttcctgCGCTCTGTGACTTGGATCAGCAAATGTTTCTCTGTTATTCACGGTCTGAAATTCCAACCTTATCCACTCCAGTAGAAGTTGGTGTGATCTGAGCAGCATCCATCAGAGATAACCCTTGGTGGAGGGCTCAGGTGGTAGCTTACTACAGTGACTCTGAGGAAGTAGTGATACGCTATGTAGACTATGGTGGTTATGAGAGAGTCGAGATTGAAATACTCAGACAGATCAG GTCAGATTTTGTGTCACTCCCTTTCCAGGGAGAAGAAGTTCTTTTGGACAATGTGATTCCACTCACAGATGAGGATCACTTTTCCACAGAGGTAGATGATGCTGCAGAGGAGATGACAAGAAGCACAGCTTTGCCTGCACATGTTACAAATTATGATGGTGCGACAGGACTTCCACTTGCCCAGTTATGGAGTATGATGGCTGATGAGGTGGTGTCCATTAACCGGACTCTTGTGGAAAGAGTCTTCCCACAGTGGATAGACAGCTCTTAA